In the Carboxydothermus hydrogenoformans Z-2901 genome, AAGAAAGGTACTTACTTCCATGTCGCCGCAGGAAGTGGTTGATGAAATTAAAAAATCCGGCTTACGCGGACGGGGTGGCGGCGGTTTTCCTACCGGTTTGAAGTGGCAGTTTACCAGGGATGCCAAAGGGGATAAAAAATATGTGGTGTGTAACGCCGACGAAGGCGACCCGGGAGCTTTTATGGACCGGTCCGTGTTAGAAGGAGATCCCCACGCGGTTTTAGAAGGGATGGCCATTTGCGGCTATGCGGTGGGGGCTGACGAAGGTTATATCTACGTGCGGGCTGAGTACCCTCTGGCCATAAAACGCTTGCAAATTGCCATAAAACAGGCGGAAGAAAAGGGTTATTTAGGAGAAAATATCTTTGGTAGCGGCTTTAATTTCCGGATAAAAATTAAAGCTGGTGCGGGAGCTTTTGTTTGCGGTGAAGAAACCGCCCTTTTGACTTCCATTGAAGGAAATAGAGGAATGCCAAGACCGCGGCCGCCTTTTCCGGCGGTAAAAGGCCTCTGGGGTAAGCCCACCAATATCAATAACGTCGAAACATTTGCCAACGTGCCCTTAATCATCAAAAACGGCGCCGACTGGTATGCCTCCATGGGTACCGAAGGAAGTAAAGGAACAAAGATTTTTGCTTTAACCGGTAAGGTTAATAATACCGGTCTGGTGGAAGTACCGATGGGCATTACCATGCGCCAGATAATTTTTGATATTGGCGGTGGCATTAAGGGAGGTCGGAAGTTTAAAGCGGTACAAATTGGGGGTCCATCAGGTGGGTGCTTGCCGGAAGAACTTTTAGACTTACCGGTAGATTATGATTCGTTAATTAAAGCCGGGGCGATGATGGGTTCCGGCGGGCTTGTGGTAATGGACGAAACTACCTGCATGGTGGACGTGGCCAAGTTTTTCTTAAGATTTACCCAAAAGGAATCGTGCGGGAAATGCGTTCCCTGCCGGGAAGGAACTAAACGGATGTTAGAAATCTTAGAAAAAATCACCGAAGGGAAAGGCGAACCCGGGGATCTTGAAACCTTAGAAAAACTTGCCTATAACATTAAGAACTCCAGCCTTTGCGGTCTGGGCCAAACGGCACCCAATCCGGTTTTATCAACATTGAGGTATTTCCGGCATGAGTACGAGGCTCATATTTACGATAAAAAGTGTCCGGCCGGCGTTTGCGCGGCGCTCTTAGAATATAAGATCCTTGAAGATAAATGTGTCGGTTGCGGCGCCTGTGCCCGGGTTTGCCCCGTGGGAGCAATCTCCGGCGAAAGAAAACAGCCGCACCAGATTGACCCTGAAAAGTGCATTAAGTGCGGTTCGTGTATGGAAAAATGTAAGTTTGGCGCAATAGTTAAAGGTTAAAGGGGGGATACGGATGGCAGACGTTACTTTAAAAATAAACGGTATAGAAGTGACGGTGCCCGAAGGCACGACGATTTTGGAAGCGGCTCAAATTGCTGGCTTTAAGATTCCAACCCTCTGCTACGACCCAGAGCTTTCTAAACCCGGAGCTTGCAGGATATGTGTGGTCGAGGTTAAGGGAGCGAGAAACTTAGTTGCTTCCTGTGTCACTCCGGTGGCTCCGGGAATGGAGGTTTTAACCCATTCGGAGCCGGTAATCAATGCCCGGAGGGAAATTTTGGACCTTCTTTTAAGCAATCATCCGGAAGACTGCTTGACTTGTGATAAAATGGGAGAATGTGCCCTTGCCGATTATGCTTATGAGTACGGGGTGCGCCGGGGAAGTTATCAGGGAGAAAAAAATGTCTACCCCATTGAAGACAACAACCCGTTTATTGTTCGGGACATGAACAAATGTATTCTTTGTGGCAAATGCGTCCGGGTTTGCGACGAGATTGTTGGTTATTCGGTAATAGACTTTATTAACCGGGGCTTTAAAACCAAAGTGGCACCGCCGTATGACGGGACTTTGGCGGAGTCCAACTGTGTCTTTTGCGGAAGCTGCGTTACCGTTTGTCCTACCGGAGCTTTGACGGTCAAAGATACCCGGGGGAAATTTAGACCCTGGGAGGTAAAACGGGTAAAAACCACCTGTCCCTACTGCGGGGTTGGCTGTAACTTTGACCTTCTGGTAAAAGATGATAAGGTGGTAGGAGTAGCTCCGAATCCTACCTCCGAAGTAAATGGCCGGTTTATGTGCGTTAAGGGACGTTTTGGGTACAAGTTTATCCATAGCGATGACCGGCTGACCAAACCGCTAATTAAGAAAAATGGCGAGCTGACAGAAGCTTCCTGGGATGAAGCATTAACTTTGGTAGCGGAAAAACTCGGGGAGATAAAAGCCAAATACGGTAGTGATTCGATTGGGGTTCTGGCTTCGGCCAAGTGTACTAACGAGGAAAATTATCTTTTAAGCAAATTTACCCGGGCGGTGCTTGGTACCAATAATATTGACCACTGTGCCCGGCTCTGACACTCGCCTTCGGTGGCAGGTCTTGCCGCCGCTTTTGGCAGTGGTGCCATGACCAATAGCTTTGAAGACATAATGGAAACGGAATTAATTATGTTAATTGGTTCCAATACTACCGAATCCCATCCTGTAGCCGGTTACAAAATTAAGCAGGCGGTGAAGAAAGGAGCCAAACTCATAGTCATTGACCCCAGAAATATTGAGCTGGCAAGTTATGCGGATCTTCACCTCCAGTTAAAGCCGGGAACGAATCTGCCTTTGTTAAATGCTATGGCCCATGTGATAATTGAGGAGGGACTGTACAACGAACAATTTATCCGGGAGCGTACCGAAGGCTTTGACTCGTATAAGGATACGGTTAAAGATTATTCACCGGAAGCGGTAGCAGAAATTTGTGGCGTTCCCGCCGAAAAAATCCGGGAAGCGGCCCGGATGTATGCCAAGGCCGGAAAAGCCATGATTTTATACACCATGGGGGTTACCCAGTTTAGCTTCGGTACCTACGGAGTACTGGCGGTGGCCAATTTAGCCATGCTTACCGGTCATGTAGGTAAGGATGGTGCCGGGGTAAACCCGCTTAGGGGTCAAAATAATGTTCAGGGCGCCTGCGATATGGGCGGCCTTCCCAACGTTTTTACGGGATATCAGCGGGTAGATGATCCGGCCGCCAACGAAAAATTCTCCAAAGCCTGGGGCGTTAAGCTTCCGGAAAAGCCGGGATTAACCCTGGGGGAAATGTTTGATGGGGCGTTAAAGGGCAATATTAAAGCCATGTATATTATGGGTGAAAACCCGGTTTTATCCGATCCCGATGCCCGGCACATCGAAGAAGCTTTAAAGAAGCTTGATTTCCTGGTGGTGCAGGATATTTTCTTAACCGAAACGGCAAAATTTGCCGATGTAGTATTGCCGGCAGCAACCTTTGCCGAAAAAGATGGTACCTTTACCAATACCGAACGTCGGGTACAAAGGGTAAGGAAAGCAATTCCCTGTGTAGGGGAAGCCAAACCCGACTGGGAGATTATTGCACTGGTGGCCACCAAAATGGGTTATCCGATGAGTTATTCTTCGGCGGAAGAAATCTTTGACGAAATGCGGACCCTTACTCCCAGCTATGCGGGGATTACCTATGAACGCCTGGAGAAAAAGAGCCTCCAGTGGCCGTGTCCAGCTCCCGACCATCCGGGGACCAAGTTTCTCCACAGCGATAAATTTGTGCGCGGCAAAGGCCTGTTCCACCCGATTCCGTTCAAGGAACCGGAGGAAAAACCGGACAGCGAGTATCCCTTTACTTTAATTACCGGCCGCCGGCTTTACCACTACCATACCGGAACGATGAGCCGCCGGTCCATGATGGGCGAACATGTACCGGAAGATCATTTAGAAATGAACCCCGCCGATGCTAAGAAACTTAATATAAAAGATGGAGATAGGGTAAGGGTAACCACTCGCCGGGGAAGTGTGGAAATTAAGGTAGCGCTAACCGATAAGGTACCGGAAGGAACCGTCTTTGCTTCCTTCCACTTCTTTGAAAGTCCGGTCAACCAGGTTACCAATCCGGCCCGGGACCCAATGGCTAAAACGCCGGAACTAAAATATTCTGCAGCCAAAATTGAGAAACTTTAAGGGACGGTTCTGTAAACCACCATTTTACAATGAATAGAATGTGGTGGCTGTAAGAACCGTCCCTGGAGGAGGAGGTATAAGGATGCCGATTATTCAAATTGAACTTTTAGAAGGAAGAACTGTTGAGCAAAAACGGGAACTGGTGAAAAGAATTACCGAGGTAACTGTTGATGTTGTAAAATGTCCACCGGAAGCGGTGAAAATTATCATCAGGGAAATGAAACCGGAAAATTACGGTGATGGTGGAGTGTTACGGGCAGATAAAAAATAGAGAAAAAAGGCGGCTTTAAAAGGCCGTCTTTTTTCTTGGAATAAAAATCTAAAAATTTTGAAAAATAATTGCAGGAATTGGCAAAAAGATTTAGAAATATATACTTAGTACAAACTTTTGGAGGTGATAATTTGCGTGAGATTTTAGTTGATTTAGAAAAATGCCTTGGTTGTAAAACCTGTGAACTGGTTTGTGCTACCTCCCATTCTAAGACTAAAGAGCTATATACAGCAATCTCAGAAAATCCCCGACCGCAAAGACGGATTTTTGTTGAGGCCAATGGTTCCACCAATTTCCCTTTGATGTGCCGGCATTGTGAAGACGCTCCCTGTGTTACCGCTTGCATGAGCGGAGCTTTAACCAAAGATGAACTAACCGGTGAAGTGCTGTTAAACTCCCAAAGGTGTATTGGCTGTTTTATGTGCGTGATGGTTTGTCCTTTCGGAGTAATTATCGAAAACCAGCATAAAGCCGCGAAATGTGACCGCTGTGCTGAAATTGGCTATCCCCAGTGCGTTTTAGCCTGTCCCACCAAAGCCCTGTCCTTTGCAGAAGTTCCCGTTTATGCCAAAAAGGAACGAAAGAAATACTTAACAAATTTTTTGATGAAGGAGTGATTTTATGGATAAAAGCAAATTATCGGTAGACCCGGTAATTCCCAATCTTTATCGGAAAGCCCGGGAAGAAGGGATTTCCACCGTTTTTGACCGGTATGAAGCGCAGCAGCCTCAGTGCGGTTTTGGCTTAACAGGCCTTTGCTGTCGTCACTGCGTCCAGGGACCGTGCCGGATCGACCCCTTTGGGGAAGGACCGCAAGCGGGAATTTGCGGGGCAACGGCCGAAGTAATAACGGCAAGAAATCTACTGCGTCAGGTAACTGCCGGTGCTGCCGCTCATGTGGACCATGCCTATGATGTTCTGGAAGTTTTGGAACAAATTGCCCAAGGTACGGAAAGCTACAGTATTAAGGATCAGGAAAAATTAAAGCAGGTAGCTTTTACCTTAGGTATAGATACAGCTAATAAAACAGAGCAGGAAATTGTTGAAGAAATGTGCCAAATTATCTACCGGGATTTTGCCAATTCCGGCGCAACTCCCATGACCTACCTGAAAGCCAATTCTCCGCGGGAGCGCCTCGAAACCTGGGAAAAGTTAGGAGTACTGCCGCGAAACCCGGACAGGGAAATTAGAGAAGCTCTGCACCAGACTACAATGGGGATGGATGCGGACCCGGTAAATTTAATCTTAAAGACTATCCGGCTTGGTCTGGTGGATGGTTTTGCGGGACTCAAGCTGGCCACGGACTTACAGGACATAATATTTGGAACTCCCCAGCCGGTGGTAACAGAAGCCAACCTGGGTGTACTTAAAGAAGACTACGTCAATATCATTGTCCATGGCCACGTACCTTTGCTTTCGGAAAAAATTGTTGAGTGGAGCAGAAAATTGGAAGATGAGGCGAAAAAGGCAGGGGCAAAAGGAATCAATCTTGCCGGGATATGTTGTACCGGTAATGAAGTGTTAATGCGGCAAGGGGTTCCTCTGGCGACTAACTTCCTGGCCCAGGAATTGGCGATTATTACCGGCGCTGTGGATTTAATGGTAGTGGATGTTCAGTGCATTATGCCGTCTTTAGCGGAAATTGCTGCTTGCTACCATACCCGCCTGGTCACTACCATGCCTATTGTCAAAATTCCCGGAGCGGAACACGTACCTTTTACCACCGAAACTGCCGATGAAGCCTCCCAGCAGATTGTCCGGATGGCTATTGAAAGTTACCAAAAAAGAAATCCAGCCAAGGTCTATATTCCCAGGGAAAAAGCCAAAGTAGTAGCAGGATTTAGCGTGGAAGCAATAGTAAAAGCTTTAGCGAAACTAAATCCTGATGACCCGTTAAAGCCCTTAATTGACAATATTGTTTCTGGCAATATTCTGGGGGTAGTGGCTACCGTAGGTTGTAATAACGTCAAAGTAAAACACGATTGGTTTCATATAGAACTGGTAAAAGAATTAATTAAAAACAACGTTTTAGTAGTTACTACCGGCTGTTCCGCTCATGCCTTAGCCAAAGCAGGATTGATGGATCCCGCAGCAGCCGAATGGGCTGGCGAAGGGTTAAGAGCTGTCTTAACGGCAATAGGTACGGCCAATGATTTGGGAGGACCGCTGCCTCCGGTTTTGCACATGGGAAGCTGTGTGGATAATTCCCGAATCGGGGATTTAGTCATAGCCGTAGCCAATTACCTTAAAGTTAGTCCCAAAGACCTGCCAATTGCTGCTTCTGCCCCGGAATACCAGCATGAAAAAGCTTTGAGCATTGGAACCTGGGCGGTGGCGATGGGAATAATGACCCACCTGGGAGTTGTTCCACCGGTTGTTGGAAGTTCCAAAGTTACCCGGATTTTAACCCAGGACGCCGAAGCTTTAATTGGCGGTAAGTTTTACGTGGAAACGGATCCTTATAAAGCAGCAGCCGGTATTATTGAACATATTAAAGCTAAACGGGCTTTGTTAAACCTTTAGGGGGTTAACCTTAATGAAATACTTAATTATTGGAAACAGTGCTGCAGGAATTTTTGCGGCAGAAAGTTTAAGAAAGTTGGACCCAGCGGGCGAAATCACCGTTTTAACCGATGAGCCGTACGAGGTTTACGGGCGCTGTTTAACATCTTACTT is a window encoding:
- the cooS gene encoding anaerobic carbon-monoxide dehydrogenase catalytic subunit, which gives rise to MDKSKLSVDPVIPNLYRKAREEGISTVFDRYEAQQPQCGFGLTGLCCRHCVQGPCRIDPFGEGPQAGICGATAEVITARNLLRQVTAGAAAHVDHAYDVLEVLEQIAQGTESYSIKDQEKLKQVAFTLGIDTANKTEQEIVEEMCQIIYRDFANSGATPMTYLKANSPRERLETWEKLGVLPRNPDREIREALHQTTMGMDADPVNLILKTIRLGLVDGFAGLKLATDLQDIIFGTPQPVVTEANLGVLKEDYVNIIVHGHVPLLSEKIVEWSRKLEDEAKKAGAKGINLAGICCTGNEVLMRQGVPLATNFLAQELAIITGAVDLMVVDVQCIMPSLAEIAACYHTRLVTTMPIVKIPGAEHVPFTTETADEASQQIVRMAIESYQKRNPAKVYIPREKAKVVAGFSVEAIVKALAKLNPDDPLKPLIDNIVSGNILGVVATVGCNNVKVKHDWFHIELVKELIKNNVLVVTTGCSAHALAKAGLMDPAAAEWAGEGLRAVLTAIGTANDLGGPLPPVLHMGSCVDNSRIGDLVIAVANYLKVSPKDLPIAASAPEYQHEKALSIGTWAVAMGIMTHLGVVPPVVGSSKVTRILTQDAEALIGGKFYVETDPYKAAAGIIEHIKAKRALLNL
- a CDS encoding 4Fe-4S dicluster domain-containing protein, which encodes MREILVDLEKCLGCKTCELVCATSHSKTKELYTAISENPRPQRRIFVEANGSTNFPLMCRHCEDAPCVTACMSGALTKDELTGEVLLNSQRCIGCFMCVMVCPFGVIIENQHKAAKCDRCAEIGYPQCVLACPTKALSFAEVPVYAKKERKKYLTNFLMKE
- the fdhF gene encoding formate dehydrogenase subunit alpha, with product MADVTLKINGIEVTVPEGTTILEAAQIAGFKIPTLCYDPELSKPGACRICVVEVKGARNLVASCVTPVAPGMEVLTHSEPVINARREILDLLLSNHPEDCLTCDKMGECALADYAYEYGVRRGSYQGEKNVYPIEDNNPFIVRDMNKCILCGKCVRVCDEIVGYSVIDFINRGFKTKVAPPYDGTLAESNCVFCGSCVTVCPTGALTVKDTRGKFRPWEVKRVKTTCPYCGVGCNFDLLVKDDKVVGVAPNPTSEVNGRFMCVKGRFGYKFIHSDDRLTKPLIKKNGELTEASWDEALTLVAEKLGEIKAKYGSDSIGVLASAKCTNEENYLLSKFTRAVLGTNNIDHCARLUHSPSVAGLAAAFGSGAMTNSFEDIMETELIMLIGSNTTESHPVAGYKIKQAVKKGAKLIVIDPRNIELASYADLHLQLKPGTNLPLLNAMAHVIIEEGLYNEQFIRERTEGFDSYKDTVKDYSPEAVAEICGVPAEKIREAARMYAKAGKAMILYTMGVTQFSFGTYGVLAVANLAMLTGHVGKDGAGVNPLRGQNNVQGACDMGGLPNVFTGYQRVDDPAANEKFSKAWGVKLPEKPGLTLGEMFDGALKGNIKAMYIMGENPVLSDPDARHIEEALKKLDFLVVQDIFLTETAKFADVVLPAATFAEKDGTFTNTERRVQRVRKAIPCVGEAKPDWEIIALVATKMGYPMSYSSAEEIFDEMRTLTPSYAGITYERLEKKSLQWPCPAPDHPGTKFLHSDKFVRGKGLFHPIPFKEPEEKPDSEYPFTLITGRRLYHYHTGTMSRRSMMGEHVPEDHLEMNPADAKKLNIKDGDRVRVTTRRGSVEIKVALTDKVPEGTVFASFHFFESPVNQVTNPARDPMAKTPELKYSAAKIEKL
- the nuoF gene encoding NADH-quinone oxidoreductase subunit NuoF → MRKVLICAGTGCISSGSPKVTEKFREELSKRGITDIEVYNTGCHGFCEQGPIVIIEPDKTFYCRVEVDDVPEIIEKHLLGGQIVEKVLFHEPQVDKKVEKYTDISFYAKQKRLVLHNCGHINPERIEDYVANGGYEALRKVLTSMSPQEVVDEIKKSGLRGRGGGGFPTGLKWQFTRDAKGDKKYVVCNADEGDPGAFMDRSVLEGDPHAVLEGMAICGYAVGADEGYIYVRAEYPLAIKRLQIAIKQAEEKGYLGENIFGSGFNFRIKIKAGAGAFVCGEETALLTSIEGNRGMPRPRPPFPAVKGLWGKPTNINNVETFANVPLIIKNGADWYASMGTEGSKGTKIFALTGKVNNTGLVEVPMGITMRQIIFDIGGGIKGGRKFKAVQIGGPSGGCLPEELLDLPVDYDSLIKAGAMMGSGGLVVMDETTCMVDVAKFFLRFTQKESCGKCVPCREGTKRMLEILEKITEGKGEPGDLETLEKLAYNIKNSSLCGLGQTAPNPVLSTLRYFRHEYEAHIYDKKCPAGVCAALLEYKILEDKCVGCGACARVCPVGAISGERKQPHQIDPEKCIKCGSCMEKCKFGAIVKG
- a CDS encoding 4-oxalocrotonate tautomerase, with product MPIIQIELLEGRTVEQKRELVKRITEVTVDVVKCPPEAVKIIIREMKPENYGDGGVLRADKK